The Mesorhizobium loti DNA segment ATCGGCCTTGACCTTGGCCTTGTCGAACGTATTGGCCGCCGGGATCAAATCGTTGGTGCAGACATCCTCGGCCTTCACCGGATTGGTGATCTGGCCGATCTTGTGGATCTCGTCGAAGAAGCCCTGCCAGCTCGCCATGTCGTGCGAGCCCCAGCCGCCGCGCTTGTCCATGTCGCCACGGAAGACGTTGATCTGCTGCAGGATCGAGGTGGTGCCGAGCTCCGGTCCGAGATTCTTGGCCAGCGTCGGGAACTGCTCGAACACCGCTTCGACGGCCGCACGCGGATTCTGGTAGCCGAATTCGAGACCCATCGCCCAGCCGCGCAGGTATTTTTCCAGGAACGCCTTCTTGTCGGGATCCTCGAGGTCGGCGGCGCGCACGACAAAGGTGTTGGCCGGCAGTTTCGAGTTCTTCACGCCGAGCCAGTATTCGAAGTCGAGGCCCTTGGCGATCCATTCGGCGCGCAGCCCTTCCCAGGACAGGGCCGCGTCACCCTGGCCGCCGGCAAGCGCGGTGCCCCAGGTCGGCCAGCCGGCCTCGACATATTTGACCTTCTTGATGTCGACGCCTTGTGCCGCAAGCAGCGGATCGGTGATCGACTGCCAGGCGGCGGAACCGAGCAGGATGGTCTTGCCTTCGAGCTTCTTCAGATCGTTCGAGCCCTCGCCCTTGCGGAAGGCTATGCTGAACGTGTCGCGGGCGCCCATGTGGAACACCGACTTCAGCTTCATGCCGTTCTGGATGGCGAAGGAGAACACGCCGGGCGAAGGGAAGCCCATATCGGCCTGACCGACATCGACGAACTTCACCGTCGCCGTGCCGTCCGACGGCCCCGGCTGCATGTCGGTGTTGAGGTCGCCGAAATAGCCGGCCTTCTTGGCCGACCAATAGGGATAGTCGTCGAGCACTTCGAGCGTGCCACGTGGCGAGATCCAGGTGAATTTCTCATAGGCCGCCGCCCTGGCTTTGAGGCCGGATGCGCCGAGCGCGGTTGCCGTCACCAGGCCGGCGCCGGTGACCTGCAGGAAATAGCGGCGGGACATCCCCGCCTGGCGGATCGAATTGTCTTTGGTCATCGCTTTCCCCTTTTGTTTGATGTCAGTCTCATGGCACCCGCCTCACGGGCACCGTCATTGCCTCCTGCTCTAAGCCTCCCAGCTCGCCCATTTCTTGCCGATGAGGAAGAACAGCACGTAGATCAGGATGCCGAGCGTCGACAGGATCAGCACCACGGCGAAGAATTGCGGCATCTGGATCATCGACGAATAGGT contains these protein-coding regions:
- a CDS encoding ABC-type nitrate/sulfonate/bicarbonate transport system, periplasmic component, encoding MTKDNSIRQAGMSRRYFLQVTGAGLVTATALGASGLKARAAAYEKFTWISPRGTLEVLDDYPYWSAKKAGYFGDLNTDMQPGPSDGTATVKFVDVGQADMGFPSPGVFSFAIQNGMKLKSVFHMGARDTFSIAFRKGEGSNDLKKLEGKTILLGSAAWQSITDPLLAAQGVDIKKVKYVEAGWPTWGTALAGGQGDAALSWEGLRAEWIAKGLDFEYWLGVKNSKLPANTFVVRAADLEDPDKKAFLEKYLRGWAMGLEFGYQNPRAAVEAVFEQFPTLAKNLGPELGTTSILQQINVFRGDMDKRGGWGSHDMASWQGFFDEIHKIGQITNPVKAEDVCTNDLIPAANTFDKAKVKADADGVKLSEGFAALDVEKIKAHLFDSAVK